A single window of Bordetella genomosp. 11 DNA harbors:
- a CDS encoding GntR family transcriptional regulator, with protein sequence MKTALEALAADPAAETGSSLTASVAIQVRAAILQGVYAPGAKLRLDDLRREYGVSLSPLREALTRLTAEGLVQITDQRGYRVAPVSAENLMEVTRLRTQLEVMALTESLARGDDRWEDSLVAAYHRLSRLEREGTRGEAWEKAHRAFHLTLFAACGMPLLLRFCGTLHDLSDRYRRLFLVRHAPDANVPGEHQAIFEAAMARDAQRAAEILTRHLERTGRNVMAILSEAAAADTDAAADGSAAIS encoded by the coding sequence ATGAAAACCGCCCTGGAAGCGCTCGCGGCCGACCCCGCCGCCGAAACCGGATCCTCCCTGACCGCCTCCGTCGCCATCCAGGTACGCGCGGCCATCCTGCAGGGCGTGTACGCGCCCGGCGCCAAGCTGCGCCTGGACGACCTGCGCCGCGAGTACGGCGTCAGCCTGAGTCCCTTACGCGAAGCGCTGACCCGCCTGACCGCCGAAGGCCTGGTGCAGATCACCGACCAGCGCGGCTACCGCGTGGCGCCCGTCTCGGCGGAAAACCTGATGGAAGTGACCCGGTTGCGCACGCAACTGGAAGTCATGGCGTTGACCGAGTCCCTGGCGCGCGGCGACGACCGCTGGGAAGACAGTCTGGTGGCGGCCTATCACCGCCTGAGCCGCCTGGAACGCGAAGGCACGCGCGGCGAAGCGTGGGAAAAAGCGCATCGTGCCTTCCACCTGACGCTATTCGCCGCCTGCGGCATGCCCTTGCTGCTGCGTTTTTGCGGCACCCTGCACGACCTTAGCGACCGCTACCGGCGCCTGTTCCTGGTGCGGCATGCGCCCGATGCCAATGTGCCCGGAGAACACCAGGCAATCTTCGAGGCAGCGATGGCGCGCGATGCGCAGCGCGCGGCGGAAATCCTGACCCGCCATCTGGAGCGTACCGGGCGCAATGTGATGGCGATACTGAGCGAGGCGGCCGCCGCGGACACCGACGCCGCGGCGGATGGATCGGCCGCCATCTCCTGA
- a CDS encoding RNA polymerase sigma factor produces the protein MARPLRKRKLDGTPYFRREKVESEIQALAGISAAELERRADLWQVGDPGYVSPEALLYFVRNAASGAHREKLTEKLLLRVARRVPSAANADGKTVSMTKMNIREAVRDHFVDLLLSDRNQYDDRLDYYEVNFNSAVAADRRDANDRHWKQENRTTEIETEDGEVSVQVESAVGDYDPFDADELDKKDYRLLLDEAIDSLPEFQRRIVVMWRQDIPIESNDPSVESISKALGKSEKTVRTHRDKAFASLKLRLERKGKK, from the coding sequence GTGGCACGTCCTCTTCGTAAACGCAAGCTCGACGGTACGCCTTACTTCAGGCGAGAAAAGGTTGAGAGCGAGATTCAAGCCCTCGCTGGGATCAGCGCCGCAGAACTGGAGCGTCGTGCTGACCTATGGCAGGTCGGCGATCCCGGATACGTTTCCCCCGAAGCGTTGCTGTATTTTGTGCGCAACGCGGCCTCCGGCGCTCACCGCGAGAAATTGACCGAGAAACTTCTACTCCGAGTGGCCCGCCGAGTTCCCTCAGCCGCCAACGCCGACGGCAAAACGGTCTCGATGACCAAGATGAATATCCGCGAGGCCGTCCGCGATCACTTCGTTGACCTGCTACTCAGCGACCGGAACCAGTACGACGACCGCCTCGACTACTACGAGGTAAACTTCAACAGCGCGGTCGCGGCGGATCGTCGGGACGCGAACGATCGCCACTGGAAGCAGGAGAACCGGACTACTGAAATTGAGACCGAGGATGGCGAGGTCTCTGTCCAGGTCGAGTCAGCCGTTGGAGACTACGACCCGTTCGACGCCGACGAACTCGACAAAAAAGATTACCGGCTCCTCCTTGATGAGGCGATTGACAGCCTACCTGAGTTCCAAAGGAGGATCGTCGTGATGTGGCGGCAAGACATTCCCATTGAGTCCAACGACCCCTCGGTCGAGTCCATTAGCAAAGCCCTGGGGAAATCGGAGAAGACCGTCCGCACGCATCGTGACAAGGCCTTTGCGTCTCTGAAGCTGCGCCTTGAGCGCAAGGGGAAGAAGTGA
- a CDS encoding multiubiquitin domain-containing protein yields the protein MKHPDFDDVGDAIREDRPLREAAAYRIRFGLEGLTFRHIDVPDPVPTGRQILASAGLDHRTDYILFAYLDTGDFEDVRLDETFDLRGKGAERFIAFKSDRDFKFTLNDRQLAWGRADMLGSVLYDLADTSPDEAVFVEVRGGEDRMIDPDDRINLDAPGIERFITAPKPDTGYVILVNSEEKTVPDKHVTFEQVVKLYYPNAAGETDVKFSMTYRNAASLPHAGELGEGGSVEVKKKGTIFNVTRTVQS from the coding sequence ATGAAACACCCTGATTTTGACGACGTTGGCGACGCGATCCGTGAGGACCGTCCTCTGCGGGAGGCTGCCGCCTACCGTATCCGCTTTGGCTTGGAAGGCCTGACCTTCCGCCACATCGACGTGCCGGACCCGGTTCCCACAGGCCGGCAAATCCTGGCCAGCGCAGGCCTGGACCATCGCACCGACTACATCCTGTTCGCCTACCTGGACACGGGTGACTTCGAGGACGTCCGCCTCGACGAGACTTTCGATCTGCGCGGCAAGGGCGCTGAGCGCTTCATCGCGTTCAAGTCCGACCGCGACTTCAAGTTCACGCTGAACGACCGCCAGTTGGCCTGGGGTCGCGCCGACATGCTGGGTAGCGTCCTGTACGACCTCGCGGACACGTCGCCGGACGAGGCCGTGTTCGTGGAGGTTCGCGGCGGTGAAGACCGCATGATCGACCCGGACGACCGCATCAACCTCGACGCGCCGGGCATCGAGCGCTTCATCACCGCACCTAAGCCGGACACGGGCTACGTCATCTTGGTCAATTCTGAAGAGAAGACTGTGCCGGACAAGCACGTCACCTTCGAGCAGGTCGTTAAGCTGTACTACCCGAACGCGGCCGGCGAGACCGATGTGAAGTTCTCGATGACCTACCGCAATGCGGCCTCGCTCCCCCACGCCGGCGAGCTCGGCGAAGGCGGCTCCGTCGAAGTCAAGAAGAAAGGGACCATCTTCAATGTCACGCGCACTGTTCAGTCTTAA
- a CDS encoding HigA family addiction module antitoxin — translation MNNPPHPGEILREDVIMPLGLSVTEAAERLAMSRVALSRVLNGKAGISPDLAVRLEQAGTGTAQAWVALQANYDLWQAMQHKQPPVRSLVVEAEPH, via the coding sequence ATGAATAACCCCCCGCATCCTGGCGAGATTCTTCGGGAGGATGTCATTATGCCGTTGGGCTTGTCGGTAACAGAGGCTGCAGAACGGCTTGCGATGTCCCGGGTGGCGTTGTCTCGCGTACTCAACGGAAAAGCGGGCATCAGTCCCGATCTGGCCGTTCGCCTTGAGCAGGCTGGTACGGGCACTGCGCAGGCGTGGGTCGCGCTGCAAGCCAACTACGATCTTTGGCAAGCCATGCAGCATAAACAACCGCCTGTGAGGTCCCTGGTCGTTGAGGCGGAGCCTCATTGA
- a CDS encoding UvrD-helicase domain-containing protein, which translates to MDPIELARQHARRLHDEALQRGGNPWSPYEFAVGIANDLGITVETCAPGAAMLDGGRASFDPELPLILHEREGSPFDQAFLVAHEIGHAELGDGEEAPEPAAQIDPARTSEAAPIGMDRVVDYSRRQRREVQMDLFARELLLPRSRIVDLHVVQGQTCSDIAGRLGAPFEVVAQQMLDALLLPTVPVVAEADPVEIPLNDKQRDAARHRGAAFLLQAGPGTGKTRTLVARVESLLDEGVDPRRILLLTFSNKAAGEMIERIALKRPKDAVAVCIGTFHSFGLDILRRFHDRCGLPADPRLMDRTEAVELLENEFPRLGLTHYRNLYDPSQTAAEILTAVSRAKDEVVDADGYQMLATAMHAAATDPGAVEAAEKAAEVAKVYARYEELKAVSQCLDFGDLVMRPVLLLESDDVVRAQLQSDYDHILVDEYQDVNRSSIRLLAALKPTGLNLWVVGDAKQSIYRFRGASSFNMSRFGREDFPGAVRDNLKLNYRSTSEVVHAFSTFATGMSVADSEKALEADRGPGGKLPEVITVGTTPLLTSAIVDGIEELRAEGYRYRDQAVLCRGNDRLSDVGRELERAGIPVLFLGSLFERPEVKDLVAMLTLLVDRRAMGLIRTACWPEFTMGLEDVVRVFEHLRGTNAEPGAWRLDAPVGVTPAGQAALSALHAALAGFDATSQPWTVLATLLLDRTRQAARIAASTSVLEQAQGIAIWQFMNFVRVQPNAQGLAIQRLSDRVRRLLRLRDDRDLRQLPAAAQGIDAVRLMTIHGSKGLEFPVVHIAGVNKDSIPGSLRTSRCPPPAGMVIGGKGNADEVARAAHNEEQECLFFVAMSRARNRLVFYGATATATGRARTLSPFLERIGPVDSRPVTPSTVIPPAPDEAIIPVVFSGTPRFSSDAVGLYESCARRFLYTHLLQVGGRRRTSSFMQMHEAIREVYRAVVAQGGAPTGKLDELLSMAFVTHGLHEHGYVDDYRAMATTMLQYFLDSRAGAVIEAPTALHVSFGDHEVEVTPDEVLVRNGVRTLRRVKTGHASSGDGKDVGAAAFVLASRAPFPDASVELVYLADAESKPLTLSPRELSNRQDKLGDIFRGIRAGLFKTEASDASCPNCPAFFVCGAVPPGTLSKNF; encoded by the coding sequence ATGGACCCGATAGAGCTGGCTCGGCAGCACGCTCGGCGACTACACGATGAGGCCCTCCAGCGCGGGGGCAACCCCTGGTCCCCGTACGAATTCGCTGTTGGCATCGCGAACGACCTCGGGATAACCGTCGAGACCTGCGCTCCCGGCGCCGCGATGCTCGATGGCGGCCGAGCCTCCTTCGATCCGGAACTTCCCCTCATCCTCCATGAGCGCGAAGGCTCCCCTTTCGATCAAGCCTTCCTGGTTGCACACGAAATCGGGCACGCCGAACTGGGCGATGGCGAAGAGGCGCCCGAGCCAGCTGCGCAGATTGACCCAGCCCGCACCTCGGAAGCTGCTCCTATCGGGATGGATCGGGTCGTCGACTACAGCCGCCGACAGCGTCGAGAAGTCCAAATGGACCTCTTCGCCAGGGAACTTCTGCTACCGAGGTCTCGGATCGTTGACCTGCATGTTGTTCAGGGCCAAACCTGTTCTGACATTGCAGGACGTCTAGGTGCTCCATTCGAAGTCGTCGCTCAGCAGATGCTCGATGCGCTGCTCCTGCCGACCGTTCCGGTCGTCGCTGAAGCCGATCCCGTTGAAATTCCTCTCAACGACAAACAGCGTGATGCGGCTCGGCATCGTGGCGCGGCATTCCTGCTTCAGGCTGGGCCGGGAACCGGGAAGACCCGCACACTCGTTGCACGTGTTGAAAGCTTGCTGGACGAAGGCGTTGACCCACGACGCATCCTTCTCCTGACCTTCTCGAACAAGGCCGCTGGAGAGATGATCGAGCGGATCGCATTGAAGCGGCCGAAGGACGCGGTAGCAGTCTGCATCGGGACCTTCCACAGCTTCGGCCTGGACATCCTGCGGCGATTCCATGACCGGTGCGGCCTGCCGGCCGATCCCCGCCTGATGGATCGAACCGAGGCCGTGGAGCTTCTTGAGAACGAGTTTCCGCGACTCGGCCTGACCCATTACCGCAACCTCTACGATCCATCGCAGACAGCAGCTGAAATCTTGACTGCGGTGTCACGCGCAAAGGATGAGGTTGTTGATGCCGATGGGTATCAGATGTTGGCCACAGCTATGCATGCGGCGGCAACCGATCCGGGCGCGGTGGAAGCTGCAGAGAAGGCAGCAGAGGTCGCCAAGGTCTATGCGCGCTACGAGGAACTGAAAGCCGTTTCTCAGTGCCTGGACTTCGGTGACCTGGTCATGCGCCCGGTGCTACTGCTGGAGAGCGATGATGTAGTTCGAGCTCAGCTTCAGAGCGACTACGACCACATCCTGGTTGACGAGTACCAGGACGTGAACCGTAGCAGCATACGGCTTCTGGCGGCGCTGAAGCCAACGGGCCTCAACCTGTGGGTGGTAGGAGATGCCAAGCAATCCATCTACCGGTTCCGCGGTGCCTCGTCGTTCAACATGTCCCGCTTCGGACGAGAAGATTTCCCTGGCGCTGTACGCGACAACCTGAAGCTCAACTACCGCTCCACCTCGGAAGTGGTCCATGCCTTTTCGACGTTCGCGACAGGCATGTCTGTCGCCGACAGCGAGAAGGCGCTCGAAGCGGATCGAGGCCCTGGTGGAAAGCTGCCCGAGGTCATCACGGTGGGCACCACGCCCTTGCTGACATCGGCTATCGTTGATGGCATTGAAGAACTCCGCGCAGAGGGATACCGGTATCGCGACCAAGCCGTACTGTGCCGCGGGAACGACCGACTGTCTGACGTCGGACGGGAACTCGAGCGCGCAGGCATTCCGGTGCTTTTCTTGGGGAGCCTTTTCGAGCGGCCGGAAGTGAAGGACCTTGTCGCCATGCTGACGCTCCTTGTCGACCGACGCGCGATGGGGCTGATCCGGACCGCTTGCTGGCCGGAGTTCACGATGGGCTTGGAAGACGTAGTCCGAGTCTTTGAGCATCTTCGGGGAACCAATGCGGAGCCAGGCGCATGGCGGCTTGATGCCCCGGTCGGGGTAACGCCAGCGGGGCAAGCGGCACTGTCTGCGCTCCATGCGGCCCTTGCTGGCTTCGACGCAACATCGCAGCCTTGGACCGTTCTGGCCACGCTGCTGTTAGACCGAACTAGGCAAGCAGCACGCATCGCAGCGTCGACCAGCGTACTGGAGCAGGCCCAAGGTATCGCAATATGGCAGTTCATGAACTTCGTTCGGGTGCAACCGAACGCTCAAGGGCTCGCGATCCAGCGGCTTTCCGACCGCGTAAGGCGGCTGCTGCGTCTCAGGGATGACAGGGACCTGAGGCAGCTACCAGCGGCTGCCCAGGGGATCGACGCAGTCCGCCTGATGACGATCCACGGTTCGAAGGGGCTCGAGTTCCCGGTTGTCCACATTGCCGGCGTCAACAAGGACTCGATTCCGGGTTCTCTCCGGACCTCAAGGTGCCCGCCACCAGCGGGCATGGTCATTGGCGGAAAAGGGAACGCTGACGAGGTGGCACGGGCAGCCCATAACGAAGAGCAGGAATGTCTGTTCTTCGTCGCCATGTCCCGTGCAAGGAATCGCCTGGTGTTCTACGGCGCCACCGCGACCGCAACCGGGCGCGCCAGAACGCTATCGCCCTTCCTGGAGCGGATCGGGCCTGTCGATTCGCGCCCGGTGACGCCGTCCACCGTCATACCTCCGGCTCCCGACGAGGCGATCATTCCTGTCGTCTTCTCCGGTACGCCGCGCTTCAGTTCCGACGCAGTCGGACTCTACGAGTCTTGCGCCCGACGGTTTCTGTACACGCACCTGCTACAGGTGGGCGGTCGTCGCCGGACGAGCTCGTTCATGCAGATGCACGAGGCGATCCGCGAGGTCTACCGCGCCGTCGTGGCGCAAGGGGGGGCGCCGACAGGAAAGCTTGATGAGCTGCTCTCGATGGCATTTGTCACCCACGGTCTGCATGAGCACGGCTACGTCGACGACTACCGGGCGATGGCAACGACGATGCTTCAATATTTCCTGGATTCCAGAGCGGGCGCAGTTATCGAGGCACCGACAGCGCTCCACGTCTCGTTCGGCGACCACGAGGTAGAAGTCACCCCAGACGAAGTCCTGGTGCGAAACGGCGTCAGAACCTTGCGCCGGGTGAAGACGGGTCACGCGTCCAGTGGTGACGGCAAGGACGTTGGAGCCGCAGCCTTCGTGCTGGCCTCCAGGGCGCCATTCCCCGATGCCAGTGTCGAGCTTGTCTACTTGGCAGACGCTGAATCCAAGCCGTTGACTCTCTCCCCCAGGGAACTGAGCAACCGCCAGGACAAGCTGGGGGACATCTTCCGTGGTATCCGTGCCGGCCTGTTCAAGACCGAGGCATCGGACGCTAGCTGTCCTAACTGCCCAGCCTTCTTCGTGTGCGGCGCCGTGCCGCCAGGCACGCTCTCGAAAAATTTCTGA
- a CDS encoding restriction endonuclease, which produces MGILEDALVNQLLDTTPRFKRDIMEARIRFLLSAEPFANVTGLPARRGAADGGIDGVVRFSQLNNGLLTPETRAALNIKVRRTDFTREQLGGFILDMDREKINTGIILTAADLTPDAKAELTRKNLEGTIELWHIRLSDLLGGGRRFLNTYLNGRPLNELLAGNLRDLVEEMLLQHRI; this is translated from the coding sequence GTGGGTATTTTAGAAGACGCGCTTGTTAATCAGTTGCTGGATACCACGCCTAGATTCAAGCGCGACATTATGGAGGCTCGAATCCGATTTCTCCTAAGCGCCGAACCTTTTGCCAACGTAACAGGGCTTCCCGCAAGGCGGGGGGCTGCAGACGGTGGCATCGACGGAGTGGTACGTTTTTCTCAGCTTAATAATGGATTGCTTACGCCTGAGACGCGTGCGGCCTTGAATATAAAGGTACGTCGAACCGACTTCACGCGGGAGCAGCTAGGTGGGTTCATCCTAGATATGGATCGGGAAAAAATAAATACAGGTATCATTCTGACGGCAGCGGATCTTACACCGGATGCAAAAGCAGAGTTAACACGCAAAAATTTAGAGGGCACGATAGAGCTATGGCACATCCGTCTGTCCGACCTACTCGGAGGAGGTCGACGCTTTCTCAATACTTACCTTAATGGCCGCCCTCTAAACGAGCTGCTTGCAGGTAATCTCAGGGATCTTGTAGAAGAAATGCTCCTACAACATAGAATCTAA
- a CDS encoding nucleotide-binding protein, whose protein sequence is MIKIMINTPKGGVGKTTTATNIALLLARRGQRVLAVDLAGGLLMSQALARTPEFASGTDNRIDSKEAERVPTRFPGSSNFDYAVIDTDDSYTVFEDLLKGDQSGWRVISPINPLDQVGLMRIPHELRAVSVGAYLSPNGPKMRVFANMAYPGDVAEGAATLREALSYEGIERLMLATAVPYATTTSAPIRLSDAAYNIALNELLAEIGI, encoded by the coding sequence ATGATAAAGATTATGATTAATACGCCGAAAGGCGGTGTTGGAAAAACCACAACCGCCACTAATATCGCGTTGCTTTTGGCCAGGCGAGGTCAAAGGGTTCTCGCCGTGGATCTCGCAGGGGGGCTATTGATGAGCCAAGCGCTGGCCCGTACTCCCGAGTTTGCCTCAGGAACTGATAATAGGATCGACTCGAAGGAGGCTGAAAGGGTTCCGACTCGATTTCCCGGCTCCTCGAATTTTGATTATGCGGTGATCGACACTGATGACAGCTACACCGTATTTGAGGATCTATTGAAAGGAGATCAAAGCGGGTGGAGGGTTATCTCACCGATTAACCCGCTTGATCAGGTCGGCTTGATGAGAATTCCACACGAGCTGAGGGCTGTCTCCGTGGGCGCGTACCTTTCACCCAATGGACCTAAAATGAGGGTATTTGCAAACATGGCATATCCAGGCGATGTTGCGGAAGGGGCTGCAACCCTACGCGAGGCGCTCTCCTACGAAGGCATCGAAAGGTTAATGCTTGCTACCGCTGTGCCCTACGCCACTACAACTAGTGCTCCTATTCGGTTAAGCGACGCAGCATATAATATTGCGCTGAACGAACTTCTTGCGGAAATTGGCATATGA
- a CDS encoding potassium channel family protein yields MAPSRRVLEAAALLRLGSMAFLLFVLILSVFVAPVVIPPESALGQIVEDFLISLMLVSGAIAVSDRRYAVIPLGIVAVVFTAVRWTGGFAQAEMTPTIRAAALLFALAILALVIAIKVFGKGAKVRDRLWGAIALYMLLGVIWAVAYEFVSLRMPGAYTGIEPGGKGQAYQWIWIYFSFSTLTTVGYGDITPVARIARSLSNMEALIGQLYPAIVLARLVSLPAEDTRDDEES; encoded by the coding sequence ATGGCACCATCGAGGCGAGTGCTCGAAGCCGCCGCCCTGCTGCGTTTGGGCAGTATGGCGTTTTTGCTTTTTGTCCTGATCCTGAGCGTATTCGTCGCGCCGGTCGTCATCCCGCCTGAATCGGCGCTTGGCCAGATCGTCGAAGATTTCCTGATCTCCCTGATGCTGGTCAGCGGCGCCATCGCGGTATCCGATCGGCGTTATGCGGTGATTCCTCTGGGCATAGTCGCCGTCGTCTTCACGGCGGTGCGCTGGACCGGGGGATTCGCGCAAGCGGAGATGACCCCCACCATACGCGCCGCCGCCTTGCTGTTCGCGCTGGCGATACTGGCCCTGGTGATCGCCATCAAGGTATTCGGCAAGGGCGCCAAAGTACGAGACCGGCTGTGGGGCGCCATCGCGCTGTATATGCTGCTGGGCGTTATCTGGGCAGTCGCGTACGAGTTCGTCAGTCTGCGGATGCCGGGGGCGTATACGGGCATCGAGCCCGGCGGCAAGGGGCAGGCTTATCAGTGGATATGGATCTATTTCAGTTTCTCCACCTTGACGACGGTGGGATATGGCGACATTACGCCCGTCGCGCGGATAGCCAGGTCCTTGTCGAATATGGAAGCGCTGATCGGGCAGCTGTATCCGGCGATTGTGCTGGCGCGGCTGGTGTCTTTGCCGGCGGAGGATACGAGGGATGATGAGGAGAGCTAG
- a CDS encoding carboxymuconolactone decarboxylase family protein — MSAARIDKDIASKAMGKPHDGMAQLADSYRALLGYLPPRVESRLLVTGALDPKLVRLQEEIRAHAMNPPCFDTKTAQLMIFGMLVVELSDAAMIHGIAARRAGATWEEMQAVVSMAYIFRGVSAANRGAEILARIAEREAQSASE; from the coding sequence ATGTCCGCAGCACGTATCGACAAAGACATCGCCAGCAAGGCCATGGGCAAGCCGCACGACGGCATGGCCCAGTTGGCGGACTCCTACCGCGCCCTGCTCGGCTACCTGCCGCCGCGCGTGGAATCGCGCCTGCTGGTAACCGGGGCACTGGATCCCAAGCTGGTGCGCCTGCAGGAGGAAATCCGCGCCCACGCCATGAACCCGCCCTGCTTCGATACCAAGACCGCGCAGTTGATGATCTTCGGCATGCTGGTGGTGGAATTGAGCGATGCGGCCATGATTCACGGCATCGCCGCCCGCCGCGCCGGCGCGACGTGGGAAGAGATGCAGGCAGTGGTCAGCATGGCCTATATCTTCCGTGGGGTGTCCGCGGCCAATCGTGGCGCGGAAATCCTGGCGCGCATCGCGGAACGCGAGGCGCAATCCGCATCGGAATAG
- a CDS encoding amidohydrolase family protein translates to MHACPAPDRNTRAPRFRMPANACDCHAHIFGPVARFPYSPDRSYTPEDCTVEDYEKLLATLGIDRAVIVHGGAHGTDNSATLDALRRMGPRARGVAVIPPGRPNAEREAMHALGMRGYRMSTVVGGGVGFDAFDALAGEAREMGWHLVLHFKKSTELVDLAPLLRACQADVVLDHLARIRAEEGVNSPAFRVLAGLMDTGRVWIKLASLYRLSNEPYPHADMLPMIQEAAQRWPDRLIWGSNWPHPICDVPMPNDGDLVDLIPLWIPDPAVQQKMLVENPAALYGF, encoded by the coding sequence ATGCACGCCTGCCCCGCACCCGACCGCAACACCCGCGCGCCGCGCTTTCGCATGCCGGCCAACGCCTGCGATTGCCACGCCCATATCTTCGGGCCCGTCGCGCGCTTTCCGTATTCCCCGGACCGCAGCTATACGCCGGAAGACTGCACGGTGGAAGACTATGAAAAGCTGCTCGCGACCTTGGGCATCGATCGCGCCGTGATCGTACATGGCGGCGCGCACGGCACCGACAATTCCGCCACGCTGGATGCCTTGCGCCGCATGGGTCCGCGCGCCCGCGGCGTGGCGGTCATCCCGCCCGGCCGCCCCAACGCCGAACGCGAGGCAATGCATGCGTTGGGCATGCGCGGCTACCGCATGTCGACGGTGGTGGGCGGCGGCGTGGGATTCGACGCCTTCGACGCGCTGGCCGGCGAGGCCCGCGAAATGGGTTGGCATCTGGTATTGCACTTCAAGAAATCCACCGAACTGGTCGATCTGGCGCCGCTGCTGCGCGCATGCCAGGCCGATGTGGTGCTGGATCATCTGGCGCGCATCCGCGCGGAGGAAGGAGTAAACAGCCCGGCCTTTCGCGTCCTGGCCGGGCTGATGGACACCGGCCGCGTGTGGATCAAGCTGGCCAGCCTGTATCGCCTGTCCAACGAACCCTATCCGCACGCGGACATGCTGCCCATGATCCAAGAGGCCGCGCAACGCTGGCCCGACCGCCTGATCTGGGGCAGCAACTGGCCGCATCCGATCTGCGATGTGCCGATGCCGAACGATGGCGACCTGGTGGACCTGATCCCGCTATGGATACCGGATCCGGCCGTGCAGCAAAAAATGCTGGTGGAGAACCCAGCCGCGCTTTACGGGTTCTGA
- a CDS encoding thioredoxin family protein, producing MFQDFDPHRPEPARESVDAMKGPAVLEFGANWCPICQGAQPLIKAALDKHPEIEHIKVEDGKGKPLGRSYKVKLWPTLIFLKDGQEVARLVRPDNGGAIAKALAEL from the coding sequence ATGTTCCAGGATTTTGACCCGCACCGCCCCGAACCCGCCCGCGAATCCGTCGACGCCATGAAAGGCCCGGCCGTTCTGGAGTTCGGCGCCAACTGGTGCCCGATCTGTCAGGGCGCCCAGCCGCTTATCAAGGCCGCCCTGGACAAGCATCCCGAGATCGAACACATCAAGGTCGAGGACGGAAAAGGCAAACCGCTCGGCCGGTCTTATAAGGTCAAGCTCTGGCCGACGCTGATTTTCCTGAAAGACGGCCAGGAGGTCGCCCGCCTCGTTCGCCCCGATAACGGTGGCGCTATCGCCAAGGCCTTGGCGGAGTTGTAA
- a CDS encoding Bug family tripartite tricarboxylate transporter substrate binding protein: MLRTALSGGRHGARLLALAATVLIAIGPRAATAEDWTPARPIRLLVPYGPGGSSDVIARAVAVEMSRDLGQQVVVENKGGGQGTIATVEAARARADGYTLILGHVGTLAVNPAMMPKLPYSPTKDFAPIILLAKLPMVFALNARVAAKDLPSFIALAKKEPGKLNYGSAGNGSAGHLAFEMLKTATGIDVVHVPYKGTGAQLQDLLAGNIDAAAAGLPGLLPQAESGRVKIIAVGSAQRLDAIPNVPTVAESGYPGFESSQWFGLLAPAGTPAPVIARLNKAAHAALASESVRQRLAQDSSQISGAGPAAFEAFIVAEEKRWGEVVRQANLHAE, encoded by the coding sequence ATGTTGCGTACCGCCCTTTCCGGCGGCAGGCATGGCGCCCGCCTGCTCGCTCTGGCCGCCACCGTTCTGATCGCGATAGGCCCGCGCGCGGCCACCGCGGAGGACTGGACCCCTGCCCGCCCCATCCGCCTGCTGGTGCCCTACGGACCGGGCGGCAGTTCGGACGTCATCGCCCGCGCGGTGGCCGTGGAGATGTCGCGCGACCTTGGCCAGCAGGTCGTGGTCGAGAACAAAGGCGGCGGCCAGGGCACCATCGCGACCGTGGAAGCGGCGCGCGCCAGGGCCGACGGCTATACGCTGATCCTGGGCCACGTCGGCACGCTGGCGGTGAATCCCGCGATGATGCCCAAGCTGCCCTATAGCCCGACCAAGGATTTCGCGCCCATCATCCTGCTGGCCAAGCTGCCGATGGTGTTCGCCCTGAATGCACGGGTGGCAGCCAAAGACCTGCCCTCATTCATCGCGCTGGCGAAGAAGGAGCCAGGCAAGCTGAACTACGGTTCGGCCGGCAATGGGAGCGCCGGCCACCTGGCCTTCGAGATGCTGAAGACGGCCACGGGCATCGATGTGGTCCATGTTCCCTATAAGGGCACGGGCGCGCAATTGCAGGATCTGCTGGCCGGCAATATCGATGCGGCGGCGGCCGGCCTGCCCGGGCTGTTGCCGCAGGCCGAGAGCGGCCGGGTGAAGATCATCGCGGTGGGGTCTGCCCAACGCCTGGATGCAATTCCCAACGTGCCGACCGTGGCGGAATCGGGCTATCCCGGCTTTGAAAGTTCGCAATGGTTCGGGCTGCTGGCGCCCGCCGGCACGCCGGCACCGGTTATCGCGCGCCTGAACAAGGCGGCTCATGCCGCGCTCGCTTCCGAATCGGTACGCCAACGCCTGGCACAGGATTCCAGTCAGATTTCCGGCGCCGGGCCGGCGGCATTCGAGGCGTTCATCGTCGCAGAAGAAAAGCGCTGGGGTGAAGTCGTGCGGCAGGCCAATCTGCACGCGGAATAG